The sequence below is a genomic window from Saccopteryx leptura isolate mSacLep1 chromosome 3, mSacLep1_pri_phased_curated, whole genome shotgun sequence.
AAACATCTTCCTGTGGAAGATCTGGTTAAAGGCTGCATTGTTCCTTTGTTTACTGATAAAGATAAAATCAGAAGATTttgatattataaaacattgaaataatgaaCATTCTTCTATGAACATCTTCAACTATAGGTTGTCTCAGCTAATTTTTCACTgagatggaattttttttttttttttggagagagagagacacacacatagtcaaggatagacagacaggaagggagagagatgagaaacatcaacttatagttgcaacactttagttggtcattgatggctttctcatatgtgccttgaccagggggttacagtctagccagtgaccccttgctcaagccagcgaccatgggataatGTCTGTGATTTTATACTCAAGCCGGCCACcgtgagctcaagctggtgatcctgcactcaaactggatgagcctgcgcataagccagcgacctcggggttttgaacttgggtcctcagcatcccaggccattgCTCTAGCCACTGTATTACCACATGGTCAGGCAAGAGGGAATTTCTTAATGAAAAACTTGATGCTCATATTCTTTTCTGTGGTTGTTGCTTCAGTATCTtgatttgtgtttgtttattcagaaaatatttattgagcatttgtttTTGTAAGCCCAGTGCAGGGTGCTAGCAAAAAGACTTGTGAGTTTGTGAGCAAATACACTTGACTGGCCCTTTGGGAACCCAACAGTCTAGAGAGAGAATAGCTATACATGAATCACAGAAATGCATATAGAATTAAACTTTGACAAGTGCCAAGGTGGAGGGGGACATGGTATGAAGATGCATATTAATGGAGAAGATTTGACCTCTCTGTGAAGATTAAAGAAGCTTTTTGTGGGGAGGTTTGATCTGCTATCTGAAGGAACGGTACATATTAAGAAGACAGGGGCATTGGGAGAGAATTATGGGTATAAGGAAAAGTAAGACCCTATAACGGGGACTGGCCAGGAAGGCTAGGCCGTGGTGGAAGTATGGCATTGAAATAGAACTGGAAATATGGGTaggatctagatcaggggtcctcaaactacggcccgcgggccgcatgcggccccctgaggccatttatccggcccccactgcatttccagaaggggcacctctttcattggtggtcagtgagagaagcatagttcccattgaaatactggtcagtttgttgatttaaatttacttgttttttattttaaatattgtatttgttctccttttgtttttttactttaaaataagatatgtgcagtgtgcatcgagatttgttcatagttttttttatggtccagccctccaatggtctgagggacagtgaactggccccctatgtaaaaagtttggggacccctgatctagatcatGCAGGCTTATACTTAAGGTTTTTTACTTTATCTTAAGAGTATTGGAAAACCATTGATCTTTTTTCATTGAGGGTTAGTGTAGAACATGATGATTTGCATTCTCCACCTATCTATTTTGTACTATGTGGAGAATACACCTCAGAAGCACAGGGAGAAAACACGTAGACAAGTTAGGAGGCTTTTGTGGACATTGAACTTAATGGTGGCTTGGTCCTGGGTGTAGTGTTCATTTTGGGGGAAAGATGTGGACATTCTAGAGCTATTTGGGTGATGTCATTGTTAGGATTCGTGGTGGGTTGAAAATGGGTATAAGGAAAAATGAAGTAATGGTGACTTGTAATCTTCTGACCCATCACttggttaaataatattttgggggggatgctattaatattttcccttaatttctcttttgctgtATGTTCATTTCCTGGTAAATACGgtcatattttgattttaaaaattatttggattTTATCAAGTATGTTTTTAACATCTGCCAattttgtttggtattttctactcttttatttattaaattgttaCATTAATGCAAAAAGTtttattaatagattttaaaatttgtttcatcCTTGGAGTAAAGCCTTTTTGTGATTGTGGTATATCATTCTTAATTATCTTTAATAATTATTGGATTAGATgtgctaatattttcttaagatttttatactatattaGTAAGTAAAATTAGACATTTTCTGAAAGAGTTGCTTTTTtaaatacaggtattgatcgacttacgacccatgcaacttacaaccattcgactttacaaccacattcgctagccacgactgctccgcgtctggcagcacaagcattgcccagctgggcgtatgacagtgcggaccagcttccggcagcactaccatctctgcgtgcaccatttcaactgttatcccagactcgggacagcaatttgtgttttgtgtcttgaatttttttcatcaaacccctcccaagatgtctaccaaaaggaaattgtctttgtctacgcctccgcctgccaagaagaaaagaaaggccatcgatctcgacatgaaaatgaaggtaattaagcagtacgaaggaggaaagaaagtgaatgtgatcgcacggGATACGAAGTTATCACACTCGACTGTGTCGacgattttgaaagataaagaaagaattcgtGAAGCTGTGAAAGGTTCTGCACCCATGCGATCAACAGTTATAACAAAGCAACGAAGTGGGCCCATCCACGAAATGGAGAAATTGCTGTATATTTGGATGGAAGATCAGATTCAAAAACAGACACGATTAAGTCTTTTTAATGTGCAGATGAAGGCGCAAAGTCTATTTCAGACTCTGAAGGAGCGTGCTGGAGAAGATTACAGTCAAGAATTTGTAGCAAGCACTGGCTGGTTCCAGAGATTCAAGAAAAGATTCCAAATGCATAGTGTTCGAGTGACTGGAGAAGCAGCGAGTGCGGATGAGGAAGGAGCACGTAAGTTTGTTGATACAAATCTGGATGAATTAATTACAGATGAGGGATATCtagcagagaaggaagaggaaaagccAGAAAGAAAGTTCACCACTAAGGGATTATCAGAAGGTTTATCTTCACTGAATAAACTTCTTATACATTTCGAAGCAATGGACCCAAACATCGATCGATTTGCAAGGATTGAAAGGATGGCGCACGATGTGTTTCGTCCGTATCAtgaaatttatgaagaaaaaaagaaacatacaattcagacaaagctcaccatgtttatgaaaaaaccaactccggtaacTGCAACTGCTGCCTCACCTGGCGACATCAACAAtctgcagccaagcaccagcggccaataaaatgtttcatacatgtttatatattttgatatgttttgcaattgggaaaatgtttcctatgatattttttacacctgtattttgtaattttgtatgttttgcaaatattaagccagttgtactggtaatgcagtgttttacttaaacctgacaaatgtaaaaataagaaacaaaatggtgtagagatgatacaatggcataaaatgaacaaaaaaaattatgatatataacaatgaaagaaaattatgataaaatatgacttaaagatttttttgttgttgttttgttttttttgtatttttccgaagctggaaacggggagagacaatcagacagactcccgcatgcgcccgatcgggatccactcggcacgcccaccagggggccacgctctgcccaccagggggtgatgctctgcccctccggggcgtcgctctgttgcgaccagagccactctagcgcctggggcagaggccaaggagccatccccagtgcccgggccatctttgctccaatggagcctcgctgcgggacaggaagagagagacagagaggaaggagaaggggaggggtggagaagcagatgggcgcttctccttgtgtgccctggcccggaatcaaacccgggaccccttgcacgccaggccgacgctctaccactgagccaaccagccagggccgacttaaagattttataacatcatttcacagtactgtacatatagcctactcaacttacgaccaaatcgtgttacgatcGGTCTGTCGGAATCAgtcgtggtcgtaagtcaagcactagttGCATATAAATGACTCAAACTTACGTTGTTTTGTTAGATATTTGATTGATGTAGAAGGCATGATGCCAGATGTTGCAATTGAATGTAAGTATGAGGGTTATCAATGTTCTTCCCTTTTTATACAAGTTGAGGTAGAAATGTAGATGAAATTCTCAATTTCTGGAAGAAAaactttgtaatttatttattctaacaCGAAATTATCTTTAGGCAAAACATTATGTCGGGATGTATCTGTAAATAATTGAGATATAACAGCCTGAATAGTCAGTGGATTTCAGCTCTGATCTGCTCTCTCTGGGAGAGAAGTGCTTTTTGTAGTTATGTCTAACAGTTCTTCCACTCCTCAGTATTCAATAGATGCCGGGGTCATTGCATAGAAAGACAGAACTACATTGAAGATCTTCGAAATGGTCCCTTCAGAAAGTAAGTTGCATTTTTTGTGTGAGGTTTGTGGTTAGGGAGATCCGTTTTTATGTCATTTAAGTTGCACATGCCTATTCTTCTTGTGGCTTGTTTACTTGCTCAGGGAAACCTAAACAGATAGGaatggggagagggtggggttGTTATTTTTATGggccaatacacacacacacacacacacacacacacacacacacacacacacacacacaagattggCTACTGACTTTGGAAACCAGTTAATATTGTGTGTAAAAACCATTCTCTTTGAGGGATCGAGATTCCAGGGCCTCTAGATCAAGTGGTTTTGAAAACAACGTATTTGATGGAACCAGTCCACACTGCTAATAGGCTGTACACCGAGGACCTAGGAATAGCATGTGTCAGAGCCAAGGTTACCCAACACCGTCTTGGCATTTCCACACCCAGACCCAAGGTCTGCAGCAGTCAGTAAGGTATCTCTGCTTTCCCTGTTTCTAGAAAGAGAAGTCAGTAGCATTAAAAGTTAGTGCAAACACATTATGATAATGGTGAGGAACTGACATTTTCTTGCTAATCATTATTAACCAGATGatattgtttctttgtattttgcatttctgGCTGGAAAATCAAGTGTGGGGTGGGAAATACGTGACTTTTCAGAGGCAGTTGGGAAGGGGACTTAGAAATTGTTATTGCTTCTAAACTCAGGTTAAGCCAACAATTTGATGTCACTACCAGAGAGATTTTTGCGTTCTTTGGCTGCGGTAATAGTGGTATAGTTTTCAGAATAAAGAAGTTTGTTACATAAAGAGTAAATACAACTTATAGGGAAAGTAGCAAAAATTCCAGTCAAGAAACTTGCAAGGGATTTGAACAGTtaaatcacaaaaatattttcacttgggaaatagaaaaaaatctcagtacaGTTAAAATAGCAAGGTTCTGTTCTTTGCCTGTTAATTTAGCAAGGTTTTGATAGAGCAGTCAGCATAGTGGTTGGCAGGCTGGACCTGGATTTGCACAGCATTCCTGCCATCACTCCCTGTGTGATCTGCGGTAAgatttctaaatttctcttttctcatcagACAGATGGAAATTTTAATAATACCTACCTTGTAGAGATTGTTTTTGACTATTAtgtgaagtaaaaaaatattttacctccAGATCAACCGTTCAAATAGATGTCATCATTTTTAGAAGATGTAAACCTTTTTGTTGTAAATGCTGCTTATATTGACAATGGCACTGAAAATTGGTATGGTCCTTTTGAAACAGTACTTTAAAGCCATAAAAAATGCTCCTACCTTGTAATTCCACATTgagactaaaaatattttaaaatatggaaaagtTATATTCATGTAATCATTTTAACACATTTCTCAAACCTCCCTACTACATAGCAGACACTTGACTAGGTGCTCCGGATATAGTATATGTTCTGAGATGTTATAGTGAGAAAGCATGTAGTAACTtacatttctttcttatcttttttcttttttagtgtgagagacagagccagacagatagggacagacaggaagggagagagatgaaaagcattctAGCCCCCATCCTCCCGCCTCTCACCCCAGCATGCTCCTCCCGCAGTGGCTGGCCCTTCGCTCCCTCGTGCCTCCCCAgctgctccctccctgcccccagccttgaccctggggactagtgccgagccagtgacccccctgctcaagccagtgaccatgaggtcatatctatgatcctatgctcaagcagcCACCCctcactctagctggtgagcccatgctcaagccccaTGAGctcaccctcaagctggcaaccttggaggtTCGAACCTGCgtcttccatgtcccaggccaatgctcaatccactgtgccactgcctgctcagacagtacttacatttcttttatttttttaatctttattaattttttttttttaacagagacagagtcagagaaagggatagatagggacagacagac
It includes:
- the LOC136397407 gene encoding putative CENPB DNA-binding domain-containing protein 1, translated to MSTKRKLSLSTPPPAKKKRKAIDLDMKMKVIKQYEGGKKVNVIARDTKLSHSTVSTILKDKERIREAVKGSAPMRSTVITKQRSGPIHEMEKLLYIWMEDQIQKQTRLSLFNVQMKAQSLFQTLKERAGEDYSQEFVASTGWFQRFKKRFQMHSVRVTGEAASADEEGALFNRCRGHCIERQNYIEDLRNGPFRKDRDSRASRSSGFENNVFDGTSPHC